The genomic region CCGCCTCGTCGTCGACGTGCGCGGCCGAGGCTCCGCCGCCGGCGCGCTCGCCGCGCGACCTGGTCGCCGACCAGCCGAGGAAGGCCAGCAGCAGCACGAGCAGCGGGGCGATGAGGAAGCCGATGAAGACGGCGACGAAGACCACCAGGGTCGCCACGACCCCGATCGCTGCTGCTCCCACGGACTTGCCGTTGGGTGCTGATGTCGACACCTGGAGCGCCATCGGACCTCTCCCTCCCGGCCCCGGCCTGCCGCCGACGCCGCGGCCCCGACCGGGACCGCGAACCCAACGTAGGGCGGCCGGTGCTGCGTGCTGGGAACAGATCGTCCACGCCCGGGTAACAGGACGGGGCCCGTGGCCACCAAGGTGGCAACGCCCGGGCGCGGGCTCCTACGAGGCGCGCATCCAGGAGCGGGCCAGGCGTCCCCACGCGGTCGGCTCGCCGCTGAGACCGCGGCCCAGCGACATCGGGTCGCCGGCGTGGTCCGCCCACACCCAGAACAGCGCGCCGACGTCGTGCTGGTCGGCCCAGTCGAGGTAGCCCTCCACCCAGCCGTCGAGGGGGTCGGTGGCGCCGAGCTCGCTGGTCAGCACCGGGACGGTGCGCGCCAGCGGGGCCAGCACGTCGTCCCAGCACCCGCGGTCGGCGCACTCCTTGAAGTCGTAGGCGTGGAAGGCCGCCACCAGCTGGTCGTCGTCGGGGGCGAACTCGGACCAGCGCGACAGGTCGTTGGCGTAGTCCAGCCCGCCGAGCAGCACCGGCTGCTCCGCACCGGCCGCGCGGATCGCGTCGACCACGGCCCGCATGCCCTGGGCGGCGTACGTCGTGCGGCCGGTCGTGGCGGTCCGGTCGTCCTCCGCCGGCGCGGCGCAGCCGCCGTCGCGCCAGCACTCCCAGGTCAGGTCGAAGACCAGCCGGTCGGTGGCGTCGTAGCGGGAGTACGGCTCGTTGAAGGCGTCGAACATCACCGACGGGTTGTCGGCGTGGGTCTCGGCCACCGAGCGCCAGAACGCCAGGGACTCCGCGTCGGGCATCGCCAGGTTGCCGAACTCGGGGGTGCCGATGCGTTTGCGGCTGTGCAGGTCGAGCACCACCACCAGTCCCTCGGCGTTGAGGGCCTCGACGAACGCGCCGACGTGGGCGCGGTAGCCCGCCGGTGTCCGCTCGGCGTACTCGTCGCTGACCGGGGCGGCGCGGGTGCCCAGCCAGCAGTCCTGGTTGAGCGGCAGGCGCACCGTGTCGGCGCCCCAGGCGGCGATGGCACGGGCCTGGGTGGCCATCGGGTCGGTGCCGCCGGCCTCGAGCGAGGAGAAGCCCCAGCCCTGGGCGCAGGCGTACTCGAGGCTGCTCCAGTTGACCCCCCGCGGTACCCAGGGACGCCCGGTGCGCTGGTCGACGAGGCGGTTGCCCTCGACCACCGGCCGCGGTGCGGCGGAGAGGGCCGAGGCCGGCTCGCGGTCGAGGACGCGGACCACGACCACCGCCGAGACGGCCGCAACGAGCAGCAGCAGGGCAGCGCCCAGCACCAGCAGGACGCGCACGGGCGGTCGGCGCACGACGCCCCCCTCCTGTGCCGTCGGCTCGGGAGATCCTACGACCGAACCGGGCCTAGGGTGTGGCCCATGAGCGAGACCGTCTTCACCTACGCCGCCCCCGCGCTGAAGTTCGGCACCGGCGCCTCCGCCGAGATCGGCCACGACCTGCTGGGCCACGGGGCCCGCCGGGTGCTCCTGGTCACCGACCCCGGCGTCGCCGCGACCGGGGCGCCCGCACGCATCGCCGAGCAGGTCACCGCCCGCGGCCTCGAGGTGACGACGTACGACGGCGTGCACGTCGAGCCCACCGACGAGTCGATGGCGCACGCGATCGCCTTCGCGCGCGACGCCGGCCCCTTCGACGCGATCCTGGCCGTCGGCGGCGGCTCGGCCATCGACACCGCGAAGGCGGTCAACCTGCTGACCACCAACCCCGGTGAGCTGATGGACTACGTCAACGCGCCGGTCGGCAGGGCGCAGGCGCCGGTCAACCGGCTGCTGCCGCTGGTGGCGGTGCCGACCACCACCGGCACCGGCTCGGAGAGCACCACCATCTGCGTGCTCGACGTGCTCTCGCTGCACGTCAAGACCGGCATCAGCCACCCGGCGCTGCGCCCGACGATGGCGGTGGTCGACCCGGCCCTGACCATGGGCCAGCCGACGATGGTCACCGCGGCGGCCGGGATGGACATCCTGTGCCACGCCCTGGAGAGCTGGACCGCGAAGTGGTTCGCCGACTTCGACGCCAAGACGCCCGAGCAGCGGGTGCCCTACTGCGGGGCCAACCCGATCGCCGACCTGTGGTCGGAGAAGGCGATGTCGCTGCTGGCGACGTCGTTCCGCGCCGCGGTCGCCGACGGCAGCGACGTGGTGGCGCGCGAGCAGATGGCGCTGGCCGCCACCTTCGCGGGGCTGGGCTTCGGCAACGCCGGCGTGCACATCCCGCACGCCAACGCCTACCCGGTCGCCGGCCGGGTGCGCGACTACCGGCCCGAGGGCTACCCGCAGGACGAGGCGATGGTGCCGCACGGGATGGCGGTCACGCTGACCGCGCCCGAGGCGTTCCGCTTCACCTACGAGGCCTCCCCGGAGCGGCACCTGGCCGCGGCCCGGCTGCTCGACCCGACGCTGGGCTCCTCGGCCACCGGCCCCGACGTGCTGCCGGACGTGCTGGCCACCCTGATGCGCGACATCGGCATCCCCAACGGGCTCGCCGAGGTCGGCTACGGCGAGGGCGACGTCGACGACCTGGTCGACGGGGCCCTCAAGCAGCAGCGGCTGCTGGCCACCGCGCCCCGCGAGGTGCGCGCCGAGGACCTCGCCGCGATCTTCCGCAGCTCCATGCGGCACTGGTGAGACCAGGCGCCGTGAGACCGGGCGCCGCGGCTCACCGGCCCTCCGCGACAATGGAGGCGTGAGCCAGACGCTGAGCAGCACCGACGTCGTCGCCGAGCTTCGCCGCCGGGGCGTGGGCGACGTCGACGACTCGACGCTGGCGCGCGCGCTCTACTCCACCGACGCCTCGCTCTACCGGGTGCCGCCCCGCGTCGTCGTACGACCGCGGCACCGCGACGAGCTGCTCGCCACGCTCGACGCCTCGCGGGCGACCGGGGTGCCGCTGACGATGCGCGGCGCCGGCACCTCGATCGCCGGCAACGCGGTCGGGCCCGGCATCGTCGTCGACACCTCGCGCCACCTCGACCGGGTGCTGGCCATCGACGCCGAGGCCGGCACGGCCGTGGTCGAGCCGGGCACCGTGCACGCCACCCTGCAGCGCGCCGCCCTGGCCCAGGGCCTGCGCTTCGGGCCCGACCCCTCGACGCACCCGCGCTGCACCATCGGCGGGATGATCGGCAACAACGCCTGCGGCTCGCGCGCGCTCGGCTACGGCCGCACCGCCGACAACGTGGTGGGCCTCGACGTCGCCTTCGGCACCGGCGAGGTGTGGACCGGCGGCGGGCCGTCGGCGGCCGGCGACGCGCTGGCCGCGATCACCGACGCCTCGCTGGGCCACGTGCGCACCGAGTTCGGCCGCTTCACCCGCCAGGTCAGCGGCTACTCCTACGAGCACCTGCTGCCCGAGAACGGCCGGCGCCTCGAGCGGTTCCTCGCCGGCTCCGAGGGCACCCTCGGCGTCGTGCTGGGTGCGACCGTGCGGCTGGTGCCCGACGAGCCGGTGCGCCAGATGCTGGTGCTGGGCTACCCCTCGATGGTCGAGGCCGCCGACGCGGTGCCGGCGATCCTGGCCGCGGCACGCACCCCCGGTGGTCCCGACGCGCACGGCAGCCCGAGCGGCTCGCCGCTGGTGGCCTGCGAGGGCCTCGACGCCCGCATCGTCGACCTGGTGCGCGGGCGCGGCAGCAGCGTGCCCGACCTGCCGCGCGGCGGCGGCTGGCTCTTCGTCGAGCTCACCGACCCCGGCCTCGTCGGGCCCGTGCTGGCGGCCGCCGAGCCGCTCGAGCACCGCCTGGTCACCGACGCCCGCGAGTCCGCCGCCCTCTGGCGCATCCGCGAGGACGGCGCCGGCCTGGCCGCCCGCTCGCTCGAGCGCCAGGCGCTCTCGGGCTGGGAGGACGCGGCGGTACCGCCCGAGCGTCTCGGGGCGTGGCTGCGCGACTTCGACGAGCTGCTCGAGGGCCACGAGCTCCAGGGCGTGCCCTACGGCCACTTCGGCGACGGCTGCGTGCACGTGCGCATCGACTTCGACTTCACCGACCGCGACAGCGACCCCGACGCCGGGCGCCGCCGCTTCCGCGAGTTCCTGACCGCCTGCGCGCACAAGCTGCGCGAGCACGGCGGCTCGCTCTCGGGCGAGCACGGCGACGGCCGGGCCCGCTCCGAGCTGCTGTCGGTGATGTACGACGAGGAGTCGCTGCGGCTCTTCGGCGCGGCGAAGGCGGCGTGCGACCCCGACGACCTGCTCAACCCCGGGGTGCTGGTCGACCCCGATCCGTTCGACGCCCACCTGCGCCCGGCCCGCCCGCGCCACGAGCCGCGCACGGTGCTGCGGCTGCTGCACGACGAGGGCTCGCTGGGCACGGCCGTGCACCGCTGCACCGGCGTCGGCAAGTGCGTGGCCCCGCACACCGCGACCAGCGGCGTGATGTGCCCGTCGTGGCAGGCCACGCGCAACGAGAAGGACTCCACCCGCGGGCGTGCCCGGGTGCTGCAGGAGGCCCTCGACGGCGAGCTCGTGCAGGGCCTGGGCGACCCGGCCGTGGCCGAGGCGCTCGACCTGTGCCTGGCCTGCAAGGGCTGTGCCTCCGACTGCCCGACCGGGGTCGACATGGCCAGCTACAAGGCCGAGGCGCTGCACCAGCGCCACGACGGCGAGGGCGCCACCGAGCGCCGTCCGCGCAGCCACCTGACCCTGGGCCGGCTGCCGATGTGGGCGCGCCTGGCCGCCCCGCTCGCCCCGGTGGTCAACCGCGGCCTGCGGCTGCGGCCGCTGGCGCGCCTGGCCAAGGCCACCGGCGGCATCGACCAGCGCCGCTCCATCCCCGACTTCGCCCCGCGCACGCTGCGCCGTGGCGCCACCACCGCCCGGCTGCGCGACACCCGGCCCGACGAGGCCCCCGACGTGTGGGTCTGGGCCGACTCCTTCACCGACCACTTCCTGCCCGGCTCGGGCCACGCCGCCATCGAGGTGCTCGAGGCCGCCGGGCTGCGGGTGCGCGTCATCGACGAGACCGCCTGCTGCGGACTGACCTGGATCACCACCGGCCAGCTCACCAGGGCCCGGGCGATCGCGGCGCGCACCGCGGCGACCCTGGCGGCGTACGTCGCCACCGGCACGCCGGTCGTGGGCCTCGAGCCGTCGTGCCTGGCCACCCTGCGCAGCGACCTCGTCGAGCTCAGCGACGACCCGCGCGCCCAGCAGGTCGCCGAGGGCGTGCTCACCTTCGCCGAGCTCGCCACCCGCCTCGACCTGCCGCTGCCCGACCTCGCCGGGGTGCAGGTCGTGGCCCAGCCGCACTGCCACCAGCACGCCGTGCTCGGCTGGGACGCCGACCAGGCGCTGCTCGAGCGCGCCGGCGCCACCGTCACCCGGGTCGCCGGCTGCTGCGGGCTGGCCGGCAACTTCGGCATGGAGAAGGGCCACTACGACGTCTCGGTCGCGGTCGCCGAGACGCACCTGCTGCCGGCGGTGCGCTCGCAGCCCGACGCGGTGGTGCTCGCCGACGGCATGTCCTGCCGCGTGCAGCTCGACGACCTGGCGGGCGTGCCGACGATGCACCTGGCCGAGCTGTGGGCTTCTAGGCTGGGGCGGTGATGTGCCCGTGAACCCCCGCCAGCGACGCCTCGTCATCCCCGTGGCCCTCGGCGCGCTGCTGCTGATCGTCGTCATCGCCTCGCTGGTCTGAGGAGCACCATGAGCGAGCCCCTGCTCCGCGGCCTGGCCCGGATGCGCAGCCACCTGCTCGACTCGGACGCGCTCGTGCGCGCGGTCGCCTCCGGGCGGCAGAAGAGCGGCACACCGCAGTGGCGCCGCGTCGAGCTGCGCTACGTCGACCTCAAGGCCGGTCGCCACCTGCAGGTCACGTCGTACGACGAGCAGCAGGCGCACACCGCCAACCACGCCGTCGGCGAGCCGAGGCAGCCCAGCCCGGCCCGTGACGCCGTCGACGCGCTGCTCGACGAGCCCTTCGGCAACTGGCACGTCGAGACGACCACGCAGAGCCACCAGCTGCGGGTGACCAAGAAGGGCGAGGCGCTGGTGCACACCAGCGACCGCTCGGAGGCGCTCGAGGCCAGCCGCGGGCACGACCGCGGCAAGGAGCGGCTGCTGCCCGAGGACGACCCGCTCTTCCGCGAGCTCGGCCTCACCGACGCCCAGGGCCGGCTCAAGCCGAGCCGCCAGGCGAAGTACCGCCAGGTCGAGGAGTTCCTGCGCCTGCTCGACACCACGGTCGTCGAGGCCGTCGAGAAGGGCCACCTGCGCCGGCCCACCGAGGCCGAGCCGCTGCGCGTGGTCGACCTGGGCTGCGGCAACGCCTACCTGACCTTCGCCGCGCACCGCTACCTCTCCCACGTGCGCTCGCTGCCGGTCGCGATCACCGGCGTCGACGTCAAGGAGCAGTCGCGCGAGCACAACAGCGCCGTGGCCGGCCGGCTCGGCGCCGACGCCAGCTTCGTGGTCGGCACCATCGCCGACGCGCAGGTCGACCCCGCCCCCGAGGTGGTGCTGGCCCTGCACGCCTGCGACACCGCCACCGACGAGGCGCTGGCCCGCGCCGTGGCCTGGGGTGCGCCGGTCGTGCTCGCGGCGCCCTGCTGCCACCACGACGTCGCCGCCCAGCTGCGCCGCGCGCCCACGCCGTCGCCGTACGCCGCGCTGACCCGCCACGGCATCCTGCGCGAGCGCTTCGCCGACACCCTCACCGACGCGCTGCGCGCCTCGCTGATGCGCCTGGCCGGCTACAAGGTCGACGTGGTGCAGTTCGTGGAGAGCCAGCACACCCCGCGCAACACCCTGCTGCGCGCCACCCGCACCGGCTCGCCGGTGCGCGGCGGCACGCTGCGCACGGAGTACGACGACCTGGTCGCCACCTGGGGGCTCACGCCCCGGCTGGCGGTGCTCCTCGGCCAGGACCAGCAGCAGGACCAGCAGGATGCGGGTGCCTGACCGGCTGCGGGGGCCGCTGGTGGCCCTCGCCCTGGCCGCCCCCTTCGCGGTGGGGCTGGCCGCGCACGCCGCCGGCGGCGGCGACGCCGAGGTCGTGCTCACCTTCGCCGACCCCGAGGTCCTGGAGTCGAGCGGGCTGGTGGCCGCCGACGGGCTGCTCCTGACCACCAACGACTCCGGCGACAGCGGCCGGGTCTTCGCGGTCGGGCCCGAGGGCCGCACCGTCGGGGTCACCACGTGGGCCGACGAGCCCACCGACGTCGAGGCCCTGGCCCCGGCCGGCCCCGGGCAGGTGTGGGTCGGTGACATCGGCGACAACCCGGGCTCGCGCGGCTCGGTCAGCGTGGCCCGGGTGCCCGTGGGGCGCGGCGCGATCGACGCGCGCACCGAGGCCGCGGGTGCGACGTACGAGCTGGTCTACCCGGGCGGTGCCCGTGACGCCGAGACGCTGCTGAGCCACCCGCGCACCGGGCGGCTCTACGTGGCCTCCAAGAGCTTCTTCGGCGGCGCCCTCTACGAGGCGCCGGCCCGGCTCGACCCCGACGCGCCCAACGAGCTGCGCGAGGTCGGCGGCGTGCTGCCGATCGCCACCGACGGGGCGTTCTGGCCCGACGGACGCCACCTCGTGGTCCGTGGCTACGCCGACGCGGTGGTCTACGCGTGGCCCTCGCTGGCCGAGGTCGGCGAGCTCGAGCTGCCCGACCAGCAGCAGGGCGAGGGCATCGCCGTGACCGACGACGGCCGGGTGCTGGTGAGCACCGAGGGCCAGTTCACCGACGTGCTCGAGGTGCCGCTGCCCGACGACGTGGCACGGGCGGTGGCGCCCGAGCCCGAGCCCCCGCCGGAGCCGACCGCCGAGCCGGAGCAGCCGGGGCAGCCGGACGCCGAGCCGGTCGACCGGGCCCAGGACGAGAGCCTGCGCACGGTCCCGCTGGCCTGGCTGCTGGGCGCGCTCACCGCCGTGGTGCTGGCCACGCTGCTGCTCGCCCGCGCCGTGCGCCGCCGCTGACGCGAGCCGTCACACGTGCGGGTGGTACGGCGCGGCCGTCGCGCTGGCTACCTTCTGGCCCATGGTGCGGCTGCGCAGGACCTCTCCCGACCAGCCGGGCTGGGCCCGGCGGCGTGCCGGGCGCGGGTTCGTCTACCTCGACGCGGGCGGTGAGCGCCTGCCCGACGAGGACACCCAGCGGGTCCGCGACCTCGTCATCCCGCCGGCGTGGAAGGACGTGTGGGTGACCCCGCACGAGAACGGCCACCTGCAGGCCGTCGGCACCGACGACGCCGGTCGCCGCCAGTACCTCTACCACCCGGCGTGGCGCGAGAAGCGCGACGCGGAGAAGTTCGACCGGATGCTCGAGTTCGGCAAGGGGCTGACCCGGGCCCGCGAGCTGGTGGTCAAGGACCTGGGCACGGAGGGAATGCCGCTGGAGCGCGCGTGCGCCGCGGCGGTGCGCCTGCTCGACCTGGGCTACTTCCGCATCGGCAACGACGTCTACGCCGACGAGAACGGCTCCTTCGGGCTGACCACGCTCGAGCGCCGGCACGTGCGGCGCCGCCAGGACCGGCTGGTCTTCACCTTCACCGGCAAGTCGGGGGTCGACCACCGCATCGAGATCGACGACGCCACCGTCATCGAGGCGCTCGAGGTCATGCGCCGCCGCCGCGGGGGAGACCTGCGGCTGCTGTCCTACAAGCAGGGCCGGTCGTGGCGCAGCGTGCTGCCCGACCTGGTCAACGAGTACGTGCGCGCCTCGACCGGGCTCGAGGCCACCGCCAAGGACTTCCGCACCTGGCACGCGACGGTGCTGGCCGCCGCGGCCCTCGCCGAGACCAGCGAGCACGGCGAGTCGGCGGCCTCGCGCAAGCGGGCGGTGGCCGGGGCGATGAAGGAGGTCTCCGGCTTCCTGGGCAACACCCCCACCCTGGCGCGGTCCTCGTACGTCGACCCGCGGGTCGTCGAGGCCTACGAGGAGGGCCGCACCATCGCGGGCACCACCCGCCTCCACCACGACACCCCCGACCAGCGGCAGGCCGCGCTCGAGCGCGCGACCCTGCGGCTGATCCGCGACTCCTGAGGAGGGGCATGCAGATCACCGTCGTGCGCGACGACATCACCACCCAGGCCGTCGACGCGGTCGTCAACGCCGCCAACCGCCGGATGCGCGGCGGCGGCGGGGTCGACGGCGCGATCCACGCCGCAGGCGGCCCCGCGGTGCTCGAGGACTGCCGGCGCCGCTTCCCCGACGGCCTGGCCACGGGCGACGCCGGCTGGACCACCGCCGGCGAGCTGCCGGCACGGTGGGTGGTGCACGTCGTCGGCCCCGACCGCACCGCGGGCGAGACCGACCGCCGGCTGCTGGTCTCGTGCTACGCCCGGGCCCTGGAGGTGGCCGACGAGCTCGGCGCCCGCAGCCTGGCGCTGCCGCTGGTCGGCGCGGGCGTCTACGGCTGGTCGGCCTCCGACTCGGTCACCGCCGCGCTCGAGGTGCTGCGCACCTGCGACTCCGGGCTCGAGGAGGCCCGCTTCGTGGCGTTCGGCCAGGCGGCCTACGACGTGGTCAGCGCGGCCCTGTAGGGCTCGCGGCGATCCGGAAGCCCTGGTTGCCGCTCGCGCTGTCGGGGGTGTTCGAGGTCCGCGCGCCCACCCGGTAGCGGGTGCAGTACGACGCGTGGCACAGGTAGGAGCCGCCGCGCATGACCCGCTGGCCCGGGGCGCCGGGGCGGTCCCACACGCCGTCGACCCACTCCCAGACGTTGCCGGCCATGTCGTGCAGCCCGTGGCCGTTGGGCGCGAACGCGGTCACCGGGGAGGTGCCGCGGTAGCCGTCGTCGGCGGTGTTGCGGGTCGGGAAGGCGCCCTGCCAGATGTTGCAGCGGTGCTCGCCGCCGGGGGTCAGCTCGTCGCCCCACGGGTAGCGCGCCTGCTCCAGCCCGCCGCGCGCGGCGTACTCCCACTCGGCCTCGGTGGGCAGCCGCGCGCCGGCCCACGCGGCGTACGCCGCCGCGTCGTGGAAGGACACGTGCACGACGGGGTGGTCGCCGCGCCCGGCCAGGTCGCTGCCGGGGCCCTCGGGGGAGCGCCAGGTCGCGCCGTCGACGCCGCACCACCACGGGGTGCCGGGCACCCGCGGCGAGACCTTGCGCAGCGGCCCGGGCAGGAACCCCGCGAAGACGAACGACCAGCCCAGCCGCTCGGACTCGGTGACCCAGCCGGTGGCGTCGACGAACGCGGCGTACTCGTCGTTGGTGACGCTGGTGCGCCCGATCGCGAACGGAGCGACCTGGACGGGGCGCACCGGGCCCTCGTGGTCGTCCGGGGAGCCCTCGGGGTCCTCGCTGCCCATGGCGAAGACGCCGCCGGGCAGGTCGACGAGCGCCGGCAGCGCGGGCGCGGCGCCGGCGCTGGCTGGCGCCGGCGGCGGGGGTGCGGCCGCATCGGGGGGACCGCCGGGACGGCCGGGGCTGCAGCAGGACGACATGACAGGTCACAATCTACCGGGGCCGCAGTGGCCCGGGCCGTGGCGGAGGAGGACACGTGGGGCAGGCAGAGGACCGCTGGCCGGGGTGGGTCTACGACGAGGGCGTCGAGCCCGACCCGCGCTTCAGCTTCGCCAACGAGCGCACCTTCCTGGCCTGGATCCGCACCGCGCTGGCGCTGGTGGCCGCGGGCGTGGCGGTCGACGTGATCGACCTCGACGCCTCCGCCGCGCTGCAGCGCGCGCTGGCGACCGTGCTCGTGGTCGCCGGCCTGGCCTGCGCGGTGCTGGCGTGGGTGCGCTGGGCGCGCTCGGAGCGGGCGATGCGCCGCGGCGTCCCGCTGCCGTCGGGCGGTGCCGCGGCGGCGCTGGCGGGCGCGGTCGTGGTGGCCGCCGGCGTGCTGGTCCTCGTGCTGTGAGCCCGGTCGCCGGACGGCCGGAGCCGCCGGGGCTGGCCAACGAGCGCACCGCCCTGGCCTGGCAGCGCACGGCGCTCTCCGTCGTGGTCGCGGCGCTGGTGGTGGCTCGTCTCACCATCGGCCGGGTCGGTCTGGGCGTGGTGCTGCTGGCCGCTGCCGGTGCCGTGCTGGGCGGGTGGGTGGCGCTCGAGGGGCTGGCGCGCTACCGCGCGCGCCACGGCGAGCCGAGGCCCGGCCCCGGCCGGGGCGGCCGGGCGACGCTGCTGCTGACCGGCACCGTCGTGCTGGTGGCGCTCACCGAGCTCGCCGCGCTGCTGCTCGGCTGAGCCCGCCCGACCTCAGAGTCGCTCGACGACCCAGTCGACGCAGCGGGTGAGCGCGACGACGTCGTCGGGGTCGACCGCGGGGAACATGCCCACCCGCAGCTGGTTGCGGCCCAGGCTGCGGTAGGGCTCGACGTCGACGACGCCGTTGGCGCGCAGCACCGACCTGACGGTGGCGCCGGGCACCGCGTCGTCGAGGTCGACGGTGCCGACCACCAGCGAGCGGTGGGCGGGGTCGGTGACGAAGGGGCTGGCCCAGGCCCGCTGCTCGGCCCAGGCGTAGAGGTGCTGCGACGAGCGGGTGGTGCGCTCGACGGCCGCCGGCAGCCCGCCCAGGCCGTTGAGCCGGTCGAGCTGCTCGGCGAGCAGGAACAGGGTGGCCACGGCCGGGGTGTTGTAGGTCTGCTGCTTGCGCGAGTTGTCGATGGCGGTCGGCAGGTCGAGGAAGGCCGGTACGTAGCGCTCCGAGGCCGCGATCCGCCCGGCCCGCTCGAGCGCCGCGGGCGACATGACGGCGACCCACAGCCCGCCGTCGGAGGCCAGGCCCTTCTGGGGGGCGAAGTAGTAGACGTCGGTGTGGCGGAGGTCGACGGGCAGCCCGCCGGCCCCCGAGGTCGCGTCGACCAGCACCAGGGCGCCCGGGTCGGTCCCCTCGGGCCGCACGACGGGCGCCATCACACCGGTGGAGGTCTCGTTGTGGGCCCAGGCGTAGGCGTCGACGCCGGCCTCCGCGAGCGGCTCGGCGAGGGAGCCCGCGGGGGCGCTGCGCACCGACGGCTCCTCCAGCCAGGGCGCGCCGGCGACCGCGGTGGCGAACTTGGAGGTGAACTCGCCGTAGGTCAGGTGCTGGCTGCGCCGCTCGACCAGCCCGTGGGTGGCGACGTCCCAGAAGGCGGTCGAGCCGCCGTTGCCCAGCACCACCTCGTGGTCCTCGGGCACGTCGAGCAGGGCGCGCACGCCCTCGACCACCCGGCCCACCAGCGAGCGCACCGGTGCCTGCCGGTGCGAGGTGCCCATCAGCGTCGCCCCGGTCGCGGCGAGCGCGTCGAGGTGGGCGGTGGGCACCTTCGACGGCCCGGAGCCGAAGCGGCCGTCGCCGGGCAGCAGGTCGTCGGGGATGCGCAGGTCCACCACGGGGTCGCTCACAGGACCTATTGTCCCTGCTGACCGCAGGCTGCCCGCAACGGGTGGTGGCAGCGGCGGCCCGAGGCGAGGAGCCGTGATGACGAGGAACGACCTGCCCGACACCGCGCGCACCCGCATCGGGCTGCGCGTCCTGGGGGGCGTGCTGCTGCTGGTCGGCGGTGCGGTCTTCGCCTGGGGCATCACCACCGTCTTCGGCTACGACGGCTACGACTCGCCGCCGGGCCTGGCCATCGCCGCCTTCCTCGGTGGCATGCCGGTCGCGGTCGTCGGCCTGGGCATGCTCAACGCGAGCACCATCGGTGCGCAGTCGCGCTACGTCGCGGGCGAGACGATGCCCACGCTCAAGCAGTCGGCGGCCTACCTCTCCGACGGGGAGGGCATCATGGGCGTCGGACGCACGGTCGACGACCGGGAGCGCGGCACCGCTGCCGCCGGCGGCCCGTACTGCCGCTCGTGCGGGGTGCGCAACGACGAGGACGCGAGGTTCTGTGACGGGTGTGGCGCGTCCCTCGCCTGAGGGCACCTTCGAGCTGGAGCGGGTCGGCTTCGCGCACCCCGACGTGACGCGGTTGGTCACCGAGGTCCAGGCGTTCTACACCGAGCGCTACGGCGGACCCGACGAG from Nocardioides salarius harbors:
- a CDS encoding DUF202 domain-containing protein, coding for MGQAEDRWPGWVYDEGVEPDPRFSFANERTFLAWIRTALALVAAGVAVDVIDLDASAALQRALATVLVVAGLACAVLAWVRWARSERAMRRGVPLPSGGAAAALAGAVVVAAGVLVLVL
- a CDS encoding DUF202 domain-containing protein, with product MSPVAGRPEPPGLANERTALAWQRTALSVVVAALVVARLTIGRVGLGVVLLAAAGAVLGGWVALEGLARYRARHGEPRPGPGRGGRATLLLTGTVVLVALTELAALLLG
- a CDS encoding zinc ribbon domain-containing protein; the encoded protein is MTRNDLPDTARTRIGLRVLGGVLLLVGGAVFAWGITTVFGYDGYDSPPGLAIAAFLGGMPVAVVGLGMLNASTIGAQSRYVAGETMPTLKQSAAYLSDGEGIMGVGRTVDDRERGTAAAGGPYCRSCGVRNDEDARFCDGCGASLA
- a CDS encoding formylglycine-generating enzyme family protein yields the protein MSSCCSPGRPGGPPDAAAPPPPAPASAGAAPALPALVDLPGGVFAMGSEDPEGSPDDHEGPVRPVQVAPFAIGRTSVTNDEYAAFVDATGWVTESERLGWSFVFAGFLPGPLRKVSPRVPGTPWWCGVDGATWRSPEGPGSDLAGRGDHPVVHVSFHDAAAYAAWAGARLPTEAEWEYAARGGLEQARYPWGDELTPGGEHRCNIWQGAFPTRNTADDGYRGTSPVTAFAPNGHGLHDMAGNVWEWVDGVWDRPGAPGQRVMRGGSYLCHASYCTRYRVGARTSNTPDSASGNQGFRIAASPTGPR
- a CDS encoding macro domain-containing protein, giving the protein MQITVVRDDITTQAVDAVVNAANRRMRGGGGVDGAIHAAGGPAVLEDCRRRFPDGLATGDAGWTTAGELPARWVVHVVGPDRTAGETDRRLLVSCYARALEVADELGARSLALPLVGAGVYGWSASDSVTAALEVLRTCDSGLEEARFVAFGQAAYDVVSAAL
- the serC gene encoding phosphoserine transaminase, with the protein product MGPVSDPVVDLRIPDDLLPGDGRFGSGPSKVPTAHLDALAATGATLMGTSHRQAPVRSLVGRVVEGVRALLDVPEDHEVVLGNGGSTAFWDVATHGLVERRSQHLTYGEFTSKFATAVAGAPWLEEPSVRSAPAGSLAEPLAEAGVDAYAWAHNETSTGVMAPVVRPEGTDPGALVLVDATSGAGGLPVDLRHTDVYYFAPQKGLASDGGLWVAVMSPAALERAGRIAASERYVPAFLDLPTAIDNSRKQQTYNTPAVATLFLLAEQLDRLNGLGGLPAAVERTTRSSQHLYAWAEQRAWASPFVTDPAHRSLVVGTVDLDDAVPGATVRSVLRANGVVDVEPYRSLGRNQLRVGMFPAVDPDDVVALTRCVDWVVERL